A genomic stretch from Pontivivens ytuae includes:
- a CDS encoding type IV secretory system conjugative DNA transfer family protein produces MSLLPEDEARRLPLDEIIVVVDAQMPVRAKRVVYFEDPFFKSIHAAQEGELPFPEGPVPPMGELPLSVRAMPTAPRGPGLTEQDLEARMGIGKRDAVLPLDAGQRPGRRRARAAVLAEDQRQFEMDFNAQAELSVEAVGADDVALVENALGDLERFEGEISDVGTIREKVVTS; encoded by the coding sequence GTGTCGCTTCTGCCGGAAGACGAGGCACGCCGGTTGCCGCTGGATGAAATCATCGTCGTGGTGGATGCGCAGATGCCGGTGCGCGCGAAGCGGGTGGTGTATTTCGAGGATCCGTTCTTCAAGTCGATCCATGCCGCGCAGGAAGGCGAGCTTCCGTTTCCTGAGGGGCCCGTGCCGCCGATGGGAGAGCTGCCGTTGAGTGTAAGGGCGATGCCAACCGCGCCTCGCGGGCCCGGTCTGACCGAGCAGGATCTTGAGGCGCGAATGGGGATTGGCAAAAGGGATGCAGTCTTGCCTTTAGATGCCGGCCAAAGACCTGGCAGGAGAAGGGCGCGGGCGGCTGTTCTAGCAGAGGATCAGCGTCAATTCGAGATGGATTTTAATGCGCAAGCCGAATTGAGCGTCGAAGCTGTCGGTGCGGATGATGTGGCGCTCGTTGAAAATGCGCTTGGCGATCTCGAGCGGTTCGAGGGGGAGATTTCGGACGTGGGAACGATTCGCGAAAAAGTTGTTACTTCGTAA
- a CDS encoding diaminopimelate decarboxylase encodes MQLPDRSISSTLIQAISTGEFDPECDETALFFDLDWLDERLSSLKSAFPSGTNHAIAIKANPLLGVLKRIVSRGFGLEAATLPELHLAVSAGCEPKKIVFDSPAKTSRDIEYALDLGCHINCDSIEELDRVDRIIRANGNNGGATFGLRLNPQVGAGSIASTSVADQYSKFAVPVGIGTERIVQLFTNYEWLTGIHCHIGSQGCSLEMLVEGAQVISKLVFDIEESTNRKLIHIDIGGGLPAQYKSSNSTASFSDYANALEVNVANLLTNGRRLITEFGRHVHTNAGWMVSRVEYVKSATSPKTAIIHVGADMFLRECYRPDDWYHDIIALDSYGSEKDHSSGDVYNIAGPLCFAGDIVGYDRKLPRLVEGDLLVIKDAGAYTFSMWSRYNSRQFPKIFGYYKTDTGTVFEQLRKKESIPEVIDFWS; translated from the coding sequence ATGCAGTTACCAGATCGTAGCATCTCATCAACTTTGATACAGGCGATCTCGACCGGTGAGTTTGACCCGGAGTGCGATGAGACTGCATTGTTTTTCGACCTAGATTGGCTAGATGAGCGACTGTCCAGTCTAAAGAGCGCTTTCCCAAGTGGAACTAACCATGCAATTGCAATAAAGGCAAATCCACTGCTGGGCGTTCTCAAAAGAATTGTTTCAAGAGGTTTTGGTCTGGAAGCAGCCACCTTGCCAGAGCTCCACTTAGCGGTTTCAGCTGGTTGCGAACCAAAGAAGATTGTTTTCGACTCACCTGCAAAAACGTCGCGGGACATCGAATATGCCTTGGATTTGGGATGTCACATCAACTGTGACTCAATAGAAGAGTTAGACCGCGTTGATAGAATTATTAGAGCCAATGGGAATAACGGCGGCGCCACTTTTGGGCTTCGACTGAACCCACAAGTTGGCGCTGGTTCAATTGCAAGCACGAGTGTAGCAGACCAATACTCAAAATTTGCGGTGCCGGTTGGGATAGGTACTGAGAGAATAGTACAACTTTTTACCAACTACGAGTGGCTAACTGGAATCCACTGTCATATTGGCTCACAAGGGTGTTCACTGGAGATGTTAGTCGAAGGTGCCCAGGTCATATCGAAACTCGTTTTTGATATCGAAGAGTCTACGAACAGAAAGTTGATCCACATTGATATTGGCGGTGGACTGCCTGCTCAATATAAGTCTTCAAACTCCACTGCGTCGTTTTCGGACTACGCAAATGCACTCGAAGTTAATGTTGCCAACTTGTTAACTAATGGCCGAAGACTCATTACAGAATTTGGAAGACATGTCCACACAAACGCTGGGTGGATGGTTTCTCGAGTTGAGTATGTAAAGTCCGCAACGAGCCCCAAAACCGCTATTATTCATGTCGGAGCAGACATGTTCTTGCGTGAGTGTTACCGACCGGACGATTGGTATCACGACATTATTGCATTGGATTCTTATGGATCCGAAAAAGATCATTCTTCTGGAGACGTTTATAATATTGCAGGCCCTTTGTGTTTTGCTGGGGACATAGTGGGCTACGATCGGAAATTACCGAGGCTAGTCGAAGGCGACCTCCTAGTCATCAAAGATGCTGGAGCCTATACCTTTAGTATGTGGTCACGATATAATAGTAGGCAGTTCCCCAAAATCTTTGGCTATTACAAAACCGATACCGGCACGGTTTTCGAGCAGTTAAGAAAAAAAGAAAGCATACCTGAAGTAATTGATTTTTGGAGCTAA
- a CDS encoding P-loop NTPase fold protein, protein MVLVYDDYAEDDLIGHSYARDALADLISKSDSIGSSSLTLAVYGDWGTGKTTILRQTQRILDANKSFITVWFNPWQFNQDDEIMSALLYTISRRFAQLADTVQESGAQPESFEGVAEKLKVAARAIQYKPKVKLDIPLVGKAEFDLSRKSASFDEKSLNELATVFEDRIADTYFDLVRHLERACEATEKRIIVFIDDLDRCSEQQTMRLLEGLKTLLDLPKFVFVLGMANRIVEAAVKRSLNLDSATEQSIDNRSEQQNYLDKIIQFSFHLPRPDVRKVKENIVAPHLKGADNINELLDIIIQSVGVNPRSLKRFLNTLHFSKLLFLQRKGDEELDFESLVRSSLLAHSLPNLFREFQKFPIALVEVSASISAEHDADAQDASDIVYTRNGAISRLIDNEIAVKLHQILRRGNGKTVFNSVSQVEDYVALALDAIDATGPHQIQAKEGNTRVLKDERSLKRFIEDSFVRFVSGQVDVPVDKTSLTMEIEDDYELFDEPVSQALYERVIGFNPSKFVDPEKPVENITWIEAVEFCNKLSILLGVEPFYDNLESGRPKEVIFSEGGVGFRLPTEGEWLKACTYTDEDLSDHLHEIAWYIDNAAASTQRLASLRPTNEGVHDLLGNVWEWTNSSPKYDNGNDGIGSHLTTSGSQRVTKGAAWTSFGGQVSRSARGVVSPLSSESNTGFRIARTSIG, encoded by the coding sequence ATGGTTCTGGTCTATGATGACTATGCTGAAGATGACCTCATAGGACATTCCTACGCTCGAGACGCACTCGCCGATCTCATTTCAAAGTCAGATAGTATCGGAAGTTCCTCCCTTACGTTGGCCGTTTATGGAGATTGGGGAACGGGAAAAACAACGATCCTAAGACAAACTCAGCGCATTCTTGACGCGAACAAGTCCTTTATAACGGTGTGGTTCAATCCGTGGCAATTCAACCAAGATGACGAGATCATGTCAGCATTACTGTACACCATCTCTAGACGCTTTGCACAGCTAGCCGACACAGTTCAGGAGTCTGGCGCTCAGCCTGAGAGTTTCGAAGGCGTTGCCGAAAAACTCAAAGTTGCAGCACGTGCCATTCAGTACAAACCAAAAGTAAAGCTCGACATACCTCTTGTCGGCAAAGCCGAGTTTGACTTATCCCGCAAGAGCGCCTCATTCGACGAAAAGTCACTTAATGAACTCGCGACCGTTTTTGAGGACAGGATCGCTGATACTTATTTCGATTTAGTCCGCCACCTCGAGCGCGCATGCGAAGCAACAGAGAAACGCATAATAGTGTTTATTGACGACTTGGACAGGTGCTCAGAACAGCAAACGATGCGCCTTCTCGAAGGGCTTAAGACACTATTGGATTTGCCGAAATTCGTCTTTGTTCTCGGTATGGCAAATCGAATAGTAGAAGCTGCCGTGAAAAGATCACTGAATCTGGACTCGGCTACCGAGCAAAGCATCGATAATAGATCAGAACAGCAGAATTACCTAGATAAGATTATCCAGTTCTCGTTCCACCTTCCAAGGCCTGACGTGCGGAAAGTGAAAGAGAACATAGTTGCCCCGCACCTAAAGGGCGCGGACAACATCAATGAACTTCTTGATATCATCATACAATCGGTCGGCGTGAACCCTAGATCACTGAAGAGGTTTTTGAACACTCTTCATTTCTCCAAGCTGCTCTTCCTTCAGCGAAAAGGCGACGAGGAGCTTGACTTCGAATCACTGGTCCGCTCATCGTTATTGGCTCATAGCCTTCCAAATCTATTTCGAGAATTCCAAAAGTTTCCAATCGCATTGGTGGAAGTTTCCGCCTCGATTTCTGCAGAACATGATGCAGATGCGCAAGATGCTTCTGACATTGTTTATACGAGGAATGGTGCGATCAGTAGGCTTATCGATAATGAAATCGCCGTAAAATTGCATCAGATCTTGCGTCGGGGAAACGGAAAGACTGTCTTCAACAGTGTTTCGCAGGTAGAGGACTACGTGGCGTTGGCGCTAGATGCAATCGATGCGACTGGTCCGCATCAAATCCAAGCGAAGGAGGGGAATACACGAGTTTTGAAAGACGAGCGTTCTTTGAAGAGGTTTATCGAAGACTCCTTTGTCAGGTTTGTGTCTGGACAAGTAGACGTTCCAGTCGACAAGACATCTTTGACCATGGAAATTGAGGACGACTATGAACTCTTCGATGAGCCTGTTTCTCAAGCACTGTACGAGCGGGTAATCGGATTTAACCCGTCCAAGTTTGTCGATCCGGAAAAGCCGGTTGAGAATATTACATGGATCGAAGCAGTCGAGTTCTGCAACAAACTATCTATACTTCTTGGTGTGGAGCCGTTCTACGATAATCTAGAATCTGGTCGACCCAAAGAGGTGATCTTTTCTGAGGGGGGCGTTGGTTTCCGTCTTCCAACGGAAGGTGAGTGGCTGAAAGCCTGCACTTACACAGACGAAGATCTCTCCGACCATCTTCATGAGATTGCATGGTACATCGACAACGCAGCAGCATCGACACAGAGGTTGGCCAGCCTCAGGCCAACCAACGAGGGAGTTCATGATCTCTTGGGCAACGTTTGGGAGTGGACAAACTCGAGCCCCAAATACGACAATGGAAATGACGGTATAGGGAGCCACCTCACTACATCTGGCAGCCAAAGGGTTACTAAAGGAGCTGCGTGGACAAGCTTCGGGGGGCAGGTAAGCAGATCCGCACGCGGTGTGGTTTCTCCTTTGTCGTCTGAGAGCAATACCGGTTTTAGGATAGCAAGAACGTCGATAGGGTAA
- a CDS encoding asparaginase, whose product MAEHKTLLISTGGTIAGEVASSKKMEGFQVKRAGEFQEILSDTITYLEETAKIDLTIDAVAPIEVDSSNINPAHWQQLVDIVKEKYDEYDSFVITHGTNTLGYTCAALSFAIENPGKPIVLTGSQVPMGQPGSDAKSNLENAFRVATWTRDPIYGVVAVFGSHIITGTRVKKDTEFDYDAFKTFNAGSLGRIGRIIDINKPNLDRHNRYKEDQFDLRLARSSKSLQITNEFDTNIISLTEFPGMDPAIMRTLVERHQVSGFIIRAFGAGDLSETFIETLNFLKTSRVPVVVTTQAPNGNATLQVNEPGQYLAEHKLVIPAYDMSHESQVAKLSWLLPRVKRGDIQFEQLPKEMMRDYRGEIQVIHEEDIGELI is encoded by the coding sequence ATGGCTGAACATAAAACTCTTCTCATCTCCACTGGGGGCACGATCGCTGGAGAAGTTGCAAGCTCCAAGAAAATGGAAGGCTTTCAAGTTAAGAGAGCCGGCGAATTTCAAGAGATTCTCAGTGACACGATAACTTACCTAGAGGAAACCGCCAAGATTGATCTCACGATTGACGCTGTCGCACCAATCGAAGTGGACAGTTCCAATATCAATCCCGCCCACTGGCAACAACTCGTAGATATCGTGAAGGAAAAGTATGACGAGTACGATTCCTTCGTTATCACTCATGGCACAAATACTCTTGGATACACTTGCGCAGCTCTCTCCTTTGCAATTGAAAACCCAGGAAAACCTATTGTTCTAACCGGCTCCCAGGTTCCAATGGGTCAACCAGGTTCGGACGCAAAAAGCAATTTGGAAAACGCCTTTCGCGTAGCTACTTGGACGAGGGATCCTATTTATGGGGTCGTCGCTGTCTTTGGAAGCCACATTATCACGGGCACACGGGTAAAAAAGGATACAGAATTTGATTACGATGCATTTAAGACATTTAACGCGGGGAGTCTGGGTCGTATCGGGCGGATCATTGATATCAATAAACCGAACCTTGACAGGCACAACCGATACAAGGAAGATCAGTTCGATCTCAGACTGGCGAGGAGCAGCAAATCGCTCCAGATAACTAATGAGTTCGACACCAACATTATCTCTCTTACAGAGTTTCCAGGGATGGACCCTGCGATCATGCGGACGCTCGTTGAGCGACATCAGGTTTCTGGCTTCATTATCCGTGCTTTTGGAGCAGGAGACCTTAGCGAGACCTTTATCGAAACTCTGAACTTTTTGAAGACCAGCCGAGTGCCCGTGGTTGTTACTACGCAGGCGCCGAATGGCAATGCTACGCTACAAGTCAATGAGCCGGGTCAGTATCTGGCCGAACACAAGCTTGTGATTCCAGCATATGACATGAGCCATGAGTCTCAGGTCGCGAAGCTCTCTTGGCTTCTACCTCGTGTTAAGCGAGGCGATATTCAATTCGAACAGCTTCCTAAGGAGATGATGCGCGATTACCGTGGTGAAATTCAAGTCATCCACGAAGAAGATATTGGTGAGCTGATTTAG
- a CDS encoding aspartate/glutamate racemase family protein, which yields METLNEVTTSRLEQTGAWYVVRKNKLKKNGEPMEARSCRQAVKVRDRLGSGETGGVPLWSELKSEVGVAECEVSGTRRYYACHTRANTILNRERLAEALELDPQNCSFSRIIDEDGDDKDEIDFFGLVNPLNVDQIMKIVGLDCTTDEIWQLIDDSVFWEEGYPNTLVTNCGRRDMALEMFSSGLFRSLTKYFPRTKRGSFSDFDPIWLGKSGNFVKKEWLNFPPPKAPKIGVLTGNSPESGITLVNEFFQEFRKIFEANATDVTMPEIHMHSAPSMGLTMELIEREERVWTLIEQDLRQLLEAGCKILTIPCNTTIYFSDKIRSLCSSYDAEFVSIAEACLPVLERVGDTEVGLIGIAPVVDFDRGFSGYDTELSPKGYRILPCNGEALAWEVKNRGDNIRKFNQPYQSFEKLVSKQFDSVRTIILALTEVSLVYRENVKRAHKKFPETVFVDPLLELSKYLLFRYLSTGLRESKVCALPRDFEIDNEIQELIFEDPA from the coding sequence TTGGAAACACTGAACGAGGTTACTACTTCGCGCCTTGAGCAGACAGGCGCATGGTATGTGGTTAGGAAAAACAAGCTGAAAAAGAATGGCGAGCCTATGGAGGCTCGGAGTTGTAGACAAGCAGTGAAAGTGCGCGATCGGCTCGGATCTGGCGAGACCGGAGGGGTCCCCTTGTGGTCCGAGTTGAAGTCCGAAGTAGGCGTTGCCGAATGCGAGGTATCTGGAACTCGCCGATACTATGCATGCCATACGCGAGCAAATACCATTTTGAATCGAGAGCGGTTGGCTGAAGCGCTAGAGTTAGATCCACAGAATTGTAGTTTCAGCAGGATCATCGACGAAGACGGTGATGATAAGGACGAAATAGACTTCTTTGGATTGGTCAATCCACTTAACGTTGATCAGATTATGAAAATAGTTGGGCTTGATTGTACTACTGATGAGATATGGCAGCTCATAGATGATTCTGTGTTTTGGGAAGAAGGATATCCGAACACACTTGTTACCAATTGTGGTAGAAGAGACATGGCTCTGGAGATGTTCTCATCTGGGCTGTTCCGAAGCCTAACTAAGTACTTTCCTAGAACAAAAAGGGGATCATTTTCGGACTTCGACCCTATTTGGCTTGGGAAAAGTGGGAATTTTGTAAAGAAGGAGTGGCTTAACTTTCCTCCACCCAAAGCGCCAAAAATTGGAGTACTTACAGGAAATTCGCCTGAGTCTGGAATCACCCTCGTGAATGAGTTTTTTCAAGAGTTTCGCAAGATATTCGAGGCCAATGCTACGGATGTAACGATGCCTGAGATACACATGCACTCGGCACCGTCAATGGGCCTTACGATGGAGTTGATTGAAAGGGAGGAGAGAGTCTGGACCCTCATCGAACAGGACCTAAGACAGCTACTAGAAGCAGGCTGTAAAATTCTTACGATACCATGCAATACAACTATCTATTTTTCGGATAAGATTAGATCGCTTTGTTCGAGCTACGATGCAGAGTTTGTTTCCATCGCAGAGGCATGTCTGCCCGTACTTGAGCGCGTTGGTGATACAGAAGTTGGCCTGATCGGAATCGCACCCGTAGTAGATTTTGATCGCGGCTTTAGTGGATACGACACGGAATTGTCACCTAAGGGTTACAGGATACTGCCGTGCAATGGTGAAGCACTCGCCTGGGAAGTGAAAAATAGAGGCGACAACATCAGAAAATTCAATCAGCCATACCAGTCCTTCGAAAAGCTGGTAAGTAAGCAATTTGATTCAGTCAGAACGATCATATTAGCTCTTACTGAAGTATCTCTCGTTTATCGAGAGAACGTTAAGCGAGCGCACAAGAAGTTTCCTGAGACGGTATTCGTCGATCCATTGTTAGAACTCTCAAAGTATCTTCTCTTTCGATATCTCTCTACTGGGTTGCGCGAGTCAAAGGTGTGTGCGCTTCCAAGAGACTTTGAGATCGATAACGAGATCCAAGAGCTTATCTTTGAAGATCCGGCATAG
- a CDS encoding type IV secretion system protein produces MSVVTYFVETSQSYLDSAAETQFGAVAATVGTILALGATLVFALVCINMIYQYRAMDGRTAFWLAVKVGLIGIFATNWVQFNALSSAILNGIDSIAGSLVASVGGGTPGPSGTFAEEFDRLIAELGDYLNAAGSELQWMAGALLDVLGVLLLSILGGLAAFILVASRLMIALLIGIAPVMIFLTLFEVTKDYFARWLSALVSFAIYPIVVAGVFATITDVSTALIGELGDPVGASNIGALIPFFMMVLMAKGFIIATPFIVRAISGNIMMPALSGGLGGAYSFGRALGGSQQAYNRYLIGGATGAEYAALRARQFFGVQQMPQRRGLNENTPVSPGGASTGTGAQMLAQLARLGRLGRR; encoded by the coding sequence ATGAGCGTCGTCACCTACTTCGTCGAAACCTCCCAGAGCTATCTGGACTCAGCCGCTGAGACGCAGTTCGGCGCAGTCGCGGCAACAGTCGGGACCATCCTCGCGCTAGGGGCCACTCTCGTCTTCGCGCTCGTCTGCATCAACATGATCTACCAATATCGCGCGATGGACGGACGAACGGCCTTCTGGCTGGCGGTGAAAGTTGGGCTGATCGGGATATTCGCGACCAATTGGGTGCAGTTCAACGCGCTCTCCTCGGCCATCCTAAACGGCATCGACAGCATTGCCGGATCGCTGGTGGCATCTGTGGGTGGCGGCACGCCTGGTCCCTCCGGAACCTTTGCGGAAGAGTTCGACCGACTGATCGCCGAACTTGGAGACTATCTCAACGCAGCAGGCTCAGAGCTTCAATGGATGGCGGGGGCTCTTCTTGATGTGCTTGGTGTGTTGCTGCTGTCGATCCTTGGCGGTCTTGCCGCGTTCATCCTCGTTGCTTCCCGGCTCATGATCGCGTTGCTGATCGGCATAGCTCCGGTGATGATCTTTCTGACGCTCTTCGAGGTGACGAAGGATTACTTCGCGCGTTGGCTATCTGCGCTCGTCTCATTTGCGATCTACCCGATCGTCGTGGCAGGGGTCTTCGCGACGATCACGGACGTCTCCACCGCGCTCATCGGTGAACTGGGTGATCCGGTAGGGGCGTCCAACATCGGCGCTCTCATTCCGTTCTTCATGATGGTCCTCATGGCCAAGGGTTTCATCATCGCGACCCCGTTCATTGTGCGGGCAATCTCCGGAAACATCATGATGCCCGCTCTGTCAGGTGGTCTTGGAGGGGCGTACAGCTTTGGCCGGGCGCTTGGTGGAAGCCAACAAGCTTACAATCGCTACCTAATTGGAGGGGCTACCGGGGCCGAATATGCAGCGCTGCGGGCGCGGCAGTTCTTTGGCGTACAGCAGATGCCACAGCGGCGAGGTTTGAATGAGAATACGCCGGTAAGTCCGGGCGGCGCCTCGACTGGGACAGGTGCTCAAATGCTCGCGCAGTTGGCACGGCTTGGGCGGCTGGGAAGACGATAG
- a CDS encoding ATPase, T2SS/T4P/T4SS family codes for MTLSYLQASLDKLADAARDDVIEICINPDGSCWGEFQGDHFMRRLGQTLSATELRDLGNQIASGANTTLSKDKPIVSVSITYRQRPIRAQVITPPAVSNGMSISLRFFSSLPLDEIELQYLYGEERKLESLRQDKNRALREVVAAGDIYTAIRFCVENKLNMIVSGGTSTGKTVAARKILSYVADDERIVTIEEAAELLPTQPNAVTLIANRDMEFQSANVLLTATLRMRPDRIILGEVRGKEAMTFLEAINTGHGGSMTTLHAETPQLAVQRLAIAALKTEIPMTYQDMVTYIESSIDVIIQAGRESGKRGITEFYLPGTELTTEAAA; via the coding sequence ATGACGCTGAGCTATCTCCAAGCCTCTCTCGACAAGCTGGCCGATGCCGCCCGGGACGATGTGATCGAGATCTGTATCAATCCCGATGGCTCTTGTTGGGGTGAATTCCAGGGGGATCACTTCATGCGCAGACTCGGTCAGACACTCAGCGCGACCGAACTTCGTGATCTCGGCAATCAGATTGCCTCGGGAGCGAACACGACGCTCAGCAAGGACAAACCCATCGTCTCGGTCTCGATCACCTACCGCCAACGTCCGATCCGCGCCCAGGTCATCACGCCGCCTGCGGTCAGTAATGGCATGTCGATCTCGCTGCGGTTCTTCTCCAGTCTCCCGCTTGATGAGATTGAACTGCAGTACCTCTATGGCGAAGAGCGCAAACTGGAATCCCTCCGCCAGGATAAGAACCGGGCGTTGCGCGAGGTTGTTGCAGCGGGCGATATCTACACCGCCATCCGCTTCTGCGTTGAGAATAAGCTGAACATGATCGTCTCGGGCGGCACCTCGACCGGCAAAACCGTCGCCGCCCGGAAAATCCTCTCCTATGTCGCGGATGACGAACGCATCGTCACGATCGAAGAGGCGGCGGAGCTTCTGCCAACGCAACCGAACGCGGTAACCTTGATTGCCAATCGGGACATGGAGTTCCAATCAGCCAATGTGCTCCTGACAGCCACGCTCCGCATGCGCCCAGATCGGATCATTCTCGGCGAGGTCCGCGGCAAGGAAGCGATGACCTTCCTCGAAGCGATCAACACCGGCCATGGCGGCTCGATGACGACGCTCCACGCCGAAACGCCGCAACTCGCGGTCCAGCGCCTCGCCATCGCCGCCCTCAAGACGGAGATCCCGATGACCTACCAGGACATGGTCACTTACATCGAAAGCTCAATCGACGTGATCATCCAGGCGGGCCGGGAGAGCGGCAAGCGCGGGATCACCGAGTTCTATCTGCCGGGAACCGAACTGACGACGGAGGCCGCCGCATGA
- a CDS encoding IS3 family transposase (programmed frameshift), which translates to MARKRHSDEDILKLLREIELKLTAGDDVATACRGVGISDATYYNWRKRFGGMGRSQLSEMKSLEKENARLKKIVAELELDKLILKESEPPKAQGLTTEELRQAVLHTRQKLATSERRTCRVIGLARSSLQYQPTQRDDDALRLALIRLAKQYGRYGYRKITELLHMEGWRVNHKKVERLWREEGLQLPQRHKKRKRLYHKGSSIIRLRPTHPNHVWAIDFVHDKLSNGRSYKMLTVLDEFTRQALAVVVRTKMGADEVLEALYPLLLRHGSPEYIRSDNGPEFAAEAMQGWLRRVGIKPIRIYPGSPWENGYNERFNGTLRREVLNAEWFTTTKQAQIVINHWLRQYNHTCPHQALNMRPPVPETILEKPLISGPDTGG; encoded by the exons ATGGCGAGGAAGCGACATTCAGACGAAGACATCTTGAAGCTGCTGCGTGAGATCGAGCTGAAGCTGACGGCGGGCGATGACGTGGCCACTGCATGCCGCGGCGTCGGGATCAGCGACGCGACATACTACAACTGGCGGAAACGGTTTGGCGGGATGGGCCGGTCGCAGCTGTCGGAGATGAAGAGTTTGGAGAAAGAGAACGCCCGACTGAAGAAGATCGTCGCCGAGCTCGAACTGGACAAGCTCATACTCAAGGAAAGC GAACCACCTAAAGCCCAGGGCCTGACCACAGAGGAGCTTCGTCAGGCCGTCCTTCACACACGCCAGAAGCTTGCCACGTCTGAGCGGCGGACCTGCCGGGTGATTGGCCTGGCGCGGAGCTCCCTGCAATATCAGCCAACACAGAGAGACGATGATGCGCTACGGTTGGCTCTGATCCGGTTGGCGAAGCAGTACGGGCGATATGGCTACCGCAAGATCACGGAGCTGCTTCACATGGAAGGCTGGCGGGTCAATCACAAGAAGGTCGAGCGGCTCTGGCGTGAGGAAGGATTGCAGCTTCCGCAGCGGCACAAAAAGCGCAAGCGGCTCTACCACAAGGGCAGCTCGATCATCCGGCTTCGGCCCACGCACCCGAACCATGTTTGGGCAATAGACTTCGTGCATGACAAGCTCAGCAATGGGCGCAGTTACAAGATGCTGACGGTTCTCGACGAGTTCACGCGGCAGGCCTTGGCTGTTGTGGTCCGCACCAAGATGGGTGCCGACGAAGTTCTCGAAGCACTCTATCCGCTCCTGCTGCGCCACGGTTCCCCGGAGTATATCCGGTCCGATAACGGACCCGAGTTCGCAGCAGAGGCGATGCAGGGCTGGCTTCGGCGTGTTGGGATCAAGCCCATCCGCATCTACCCAGGATCACCCTGGGAGAACGGATACAACGAGCGCTTCAATGGGACATTACGGCGAGAGGTTCTCAATGCGGAGTGGTTCACGACGACCAAGCAAGCTCAGATCGTCATCAATCACTGGCTCAGGCAGTACAATCACACCTGCCCGCATCAGGCACTCAACATGCGCCCACCCGTTCCTGAAACAATATTAGAGAAACCCCTGATCAGTGGCCCAGACACAGGGGGCTAG